The window AGCGAGGCGAGCGCGGTGATCGTCGGGAGGGACGCCGGGACGAGCGCTGGGGTGAGCGCGGCAACCGGGACAACCGACGCGGGGGTGGCGGCGAGCGTCGTCACGCGCAGCGGGCCGGCGCCGAGCGTTCCAGCCACAACCGTTCCGCCCCGCAGCGTTCCGGTTTCCGTGAGGAGCGCATCAACAAGCGGATGACGGAGCCGGATCTGCCGGACGACATCGACATCCACATCCTGGACCCGATGGTGCTGCAGGACCTGAAGGTGCTGTCGAAGGACAACGCGGAGGCCGTCGCCAAGCACATGTTCATGGCGGCGACCCTGATGGACGATGATCCGAAGCTGGCGCTGCGCCATGCCCGTGCCGCGAAGGACCGGGCCGGCCGTGTGGCCGTGGCCCGGGAGACTAACGGCATCGCCGCCTACCGGGCCGGCGAGTGGCGGGAGGCGCTGTCGGAGCTGCGGGCCGCCCGCCGCATGTCCGGTGGTCCCGGATTCATGGCCGTCATGGCCGACTGCGAGCGTGGTCTCGGCCGCCCGGAGAAGGCCGTCGAGATGGGCCGTTCCGATGAGGCCCGCATGCTGGACCGGGAGGGTGCCATCGAGCTGGGCATCGTCATCGCGGGTGCCCGCCTGGACATGAACCAGCCGGAGAGCGCCGTGATCACGCTGCAGCGTCTCAACCCGGACCTGTCCTCGAAGGGGGCGGTCAACGCCCGTCTGTCCTACGCCTACGCCGATGCCCTGGTGGCGGCGGGCCGCGTCGAGGAGGCGAAGCAGTGGTTCGCCCACGCCGACAAGATCGACGAGGACGACATGCTCGACGCCGCGGAGCGTCTGTCGGAACTGTCCTGATCACCGCCAGCCACTAAGCTTGGACACCATGAGTCTCCTGAGCGCACACGATGCCCTTCTCCTCGACCTCGACGGAACTGTCTGGGAAGGAGGACGCGCCGTCGCCGGAGCGGTGGAGGCGGTCAACGCCGCCGGGGTGCCGGCCCTGTACATCACGAACAACGCCATGCGCTCCCCGGAGTCCGTGGCGGAGAAGCTGCAGGGCATCGGTCTGCAGGCGGAGGCGGCGGACGTCGTCACCGCGGCGCAGGCCGCCATCGACCTGGCCGCGGAGCACCTGCAGCCCGGCGACGCCGTCTACGTGATCGGCACCGCCTCCTTCCGGGAGCTGGTCCGTGCCGCCGGCTACCGGGTCGTCGACTCAGCCGCCGAGCAGCCGCGGGCCGTCCTCCAGGGTCTGGATCCGGAGGCCGGGTGGGCGGAGCTGTCCGAGGCGGCGCTCGCGATCCGTGGCGGTGCCACCTACTTCGCATCCAACCTGGACACCACTCTGCCGTCCGAGCGGGGTCTGCTCGTGGGCAACGGTTCGATGGTGGCGGCGGTGGTCTCCGCGACGGAGGTCACCCCGACCTCGGCGGGCAAGCCGGAGCCGGCGATGTTCCTCACCGCCGCCCGTCGCCTCAACGCGCAGCGTCCGCTGGTGGTCGGTGACCGCCTGGACACCGACATCGAGGGCGGCAATGCCGCCGGCATGCCGACCCTCCACGTCCTCACGGGTGTGTCCGGCCACATCGCGCTGCTGGAGGCACCGAAGGAGCTGCGTCCCACCTACGTCGCCGAGGACCTCGGCGCGCTGACCGCGGACCCTACCACCCTGCGCCCGGGCGCCCAGGGTGGTTTCACCGCCCGCGTCGACGGCAACGACATCCTGCTCGACCGCGGCCGCCCCGAGTCCACGTCGATCGAGGCGCTGCGCACCGTCCTCGAGGTCGCCTGGGCCATGAAGAGGCCCGCCGACCTCATCCGTCCGATCAGCGAGCACGCCGCCCGGGCCGTCTCCGACTGGTGGTGACGCCCATGGTCAACCCGGCTGACCTGGTACGGCCGCGGCCGGAGGACGTCGAGAAGCAGGTGGCGGAGATCCTCTCGGAGACACCCGCCACACCGGCCGAGGAGGCCGATCAACTCACGCGCGCGCATGCGGTCCTGCAGCGCGCGCTCCAACAGGGACACTAGGAGGCTTCCATGGCTCCCACCCGTAGGCGGCTCGACGCTGAGCTCGTCCGCCGGAAGATCGCCCGCTCGCGTGAGCAGGCCGTCGACATGATCAAGGCCGGCCGCGTGTACGTCGGCGGATTCCAGGCGCTGAAGCCGGCGACCGTCGTGGAACCGGAGGTGTCCATCCGCGTGGAGGAGGCCGCCGACGAGGACTGGGCCTCGCGGGGCGCCCACAAGCTGCTCGGGGCGCTCGAGGCCTTCGAGCCGCAGGGGCTGAGCGTCGCCGGGAAGAAGGTGCTCGACGCGGGTGCCTCGACCGGCGGGTTCACGGACGTCCTGCTGCGTCGCGACGCCGCCGAGGTCGTCGCCGCCGACGTCGGTTACGGGCAGCTGCTCTGGCGTCTGCAGAATGACCCGCGGGTGACGGTGCTGGACCGGACGAACGTCCGCACGCTCACCCCGGAGATGTGCGGAGGGCCCTGCGACATGATGGTCGGTGACCTCTCCTTCATCTCCCTGCGTCTGACGCTGCCGGCGATCGCCGACTCGCTGCGGGAGGGGGCGGATCTGCTGCCGATGGTGAAGCCGCAGTTCGAGGTGGGCAAGGACCGCCTCGGTTCCGGGGGCGTGGTCCGGAGCCCGCAGCTGCGGGCCGAGGTGACCCGCGAGGTCGCCGAGTTCGCCCTCACGCTGGGCCTGAGCTGCCGTGGAGTGGTGGCCTCACCGCTGCCCGGTCCCAGCGGAAACGTAGAATACTTCCTATGGCTGGTCAAGGACGGCGGCGCCACCGCTCCGGACCCTGAACAGCTGGAGTCCATGATCACCACTGCCGTGCAGGAGGGTCCTTAAATGACCGACCGTCAGGTGCTGCTCGTCCCGCACACGGGCCGCAGTAAGAACCTCTCCGCCGCGGAACGCACCGCCGAGCTTCTCGACGCCGCCGGCATCACCGTCCGCGTCCTCGTCCACCAGGACGGCCGCCCGCTGGAGGGCAGCCGGATCCTCGCCCCGCTGGAGCGGGTCACCCACACCGCGGACGCCGCGGAGGGCTGCGAGCTGGTGCTCGTCCTCGGTGGCGACGGCACCTTCCTCCGCGCCGCCGACCTGGCGCACGCCGTGGACGTGCCCGTGCTGGGCATCAACCTCGGGCACGTCGGCTTCCTCGCCGAGTGGGAGGCGGAGTCCCTCGACGCCGCGATCCAGCGCGTCATCGACCGCTCCTACCGGGTGGAGGACCGGATGACGGTGGACGTCACCGTCCTGGACAACGACCTCGAGGTCATCGGCCGGGGCTGGGCGCTCAACGAGGTGAGCGTGGAGAACCTCAACCGGCGTGGCGTCCTCGACGCGATCCTGGAGGTGGACGGCCGCCCGGTCTCCTCCTTCGGGTGTGACGGCGTGCTGATCTCCACGCCGACCGGTTCCACCGCCTACGCCTTCTCCGCCGGCGGGCCGGTGCTCTGGCCGGAGCTCGACGCGATCCTCGTCGTCCCGAACAACGCGCACGCGCTGTTCACGAAGCCGCTGGTGGTGTCGCCGTACTCGACGGTGGCGGTGGAGTCCAACCCGGGCGCCTCCCCGGCGATGGCGGTCATGGACGGTTTCCGTCCGATCCCCATGCCGCCCGGTTCGCGCGTCGAGGTGGTGCGGGGTGCCCGTCCGGTGCGGTGGGTGCGTCTCGACGAGTCGACGTTCACCGACCGTCTGGTGACCAAGCTGCGGCTCCCTGTCTCCGGTTGGCGGGGTCCGCGTACGACGCCGACTCCCAAGGAGAACTAGCACAGTTGTTCGGGTAGGGTGGTCTGCATGCTTGCAGACATCGCCATCGAGAACCTCGGTGTCATCCCAGCCGCCTCCGCCGAACTCTCCGCGGGACTCACCGTGCTGACGGGTGAGACCGGCGCCGGCAAGACGATGGTCGTCACCGGCCTGCGTCTGCTCGCCGGGGGCCGCGCCGACGCCTCCCGCGTGCGCGGCGGCGCACCGCAGGCGGTGGTCGAGGGGCGTTTCGTCACCACGACACTGGCGCCCGAGGTGTCCGCGCAGGTCACCGAGCTGGTCGACGCCGCCGGCGGCGCCGCCGACGAGAACGGCGAGTTCATCGCCTCCCGCACCGTCAACGCGTCCGGGCGTTCCCGTGCCCACCTGGGGGGCCGTTCCGTCCCGGCCGCCACCCTCGCGGAGTTCACCTCCCCGCTGCTCACCATCCACGGCCAGAACGACCAGCTCCGGCTGCTCGCCCCGGGCCAGCAGCTGGCGGCGCTGGACCGTTTCGACCCGGCCATCGCCCCGCTGCTCTCCGACTACCGGGAGGCGTGGCGCACCTGGCGGGACCTGGCCCGTGACCTGCGGCAGCGCACGGAGTCCCGCCGTGAACTGGCCCAGGAGATCGACCGTCTGCAGTTCGCCCTCGACGAGATCGACGCCGTCGACCCGGAGCCGGGGGAGGATGTGGAACTGCTCACGCAGATCCGGCGGCTCCAGGATGTCGACACGCTCCGGGAGGAGGCCTCCACCGCGCTGGCCGCGATCGACGGACCGGAGGCCCTGGGCGGCTACTCCGAGGAGGACCCCGCCTCCACGCTGCTCGGACGCGCGGAGGCCGCCCTCACCGCCTCCGAGGACACACAGCTCACGGAGCTGGGGGCGCGGCTCACGGAGATCACCAGCCAGCTCAGCGACATCGCCGTCGAGCTGGGCGGCTTCCTCGCCGACCTGCCCGCGGACCCGTCCCTGCTGGAGGAGTCCCTGCAGCGTCAGCAGCAGCTCAAGATGCTCACCCGCAAGTACGCCCCCGACATCGACGGCGTGCTCGCGTGGCGGGACAAGGCCCGCACGCGGCTGGGACGCATCGACATCTCCTCCGAGGCCCTCGACGAGCTGAAGAAGCAGGTCGCCGCCGCCGAGAAGAAGATGAAGGCGGCCGCCCGGAAGCTGAGCACGGCGCGGGGGAGGGCCGCCGCCGCGCTGGCGGACGCGGTGACCGCCGAGCTGCAGGGACTGGCAATGGCGAAGGCCCGGCTCACGGTCGATGTCCGCCGTGTCGCCCCGGGGGTCGACGGCGCGGACGAGGTCGAGCTCATGCTGGCCCCCAACGCCGCCACCGAACCCCGCCCCCTGGCGTCGAGCGCCTCGGGCGGTGAGCTCTCCCGCGTCATGCTGGCGTTGGAGGTCATCCTCTCCGCCGGGACGCAGGGCGCGACGCTGGTCTTCGACGAGGTCGACGCCGGTGTCGGTGGCCGGGCGGCGGTGGAGATCGGGCGGCGTCTGGCGCGGCTGGCGACGCGGAACCAGGTGATCGTCGTGACGCACCTCCCGCAGGTGGCGGCCTACGCCGACACGCACCTGCACGTCGCCAAGAACGTGGGCGATGAGGCGGTGACCTCGGGTGTGCTCACCCTCAGCCCGGAGGAGCGTGTGGAGGAGCTGGCCCGCATGCTCGCGGGACTCGACGACACCGACACCGGACGTGCCCACGCGGCGGAGCTGCTGGAACGGGCCCGCAGCGAGCGGCGCGCCTTCACCACCGGGTAGGTCCCGACCGTCACAATAGCCACATGAGTCTGTTCTCCCGCACCGCCGACCTGCCCGGTCTGCAGGGCACCCTCCGCGACTGCACCGCCGGGGGCAAGGGTCTCCAGCGCCTGCGCGCCGGTGACATCGCCGTCATCAACACCGCCGACATCTCGCGCCGTGACGCCCAGCTGCTCATCGACGCGCGCCCCGCGGCCGTCGTGAACATGTCGCGGTTCTCCACGGGAGCGGTCCCCAACTTCGGCCCCCACATGCTTCTCGACGCCGACGTCCTCCTCATCGAGGACACCGGCCTCGAACTGGCCGCCGGCATCCGGGACGGCAAGAAGGGCCGCATCACCGAGGACGGCGCCGTCCACCTCGCGGACCGGCAGATCGGTGCCGGCCGGGTGGTCACCGCCGAGGAGGTGGAGGCCAGCTTCACCGAGGCGCAGCAGTCCCTGGTGGACCACATGGAGGCGTTCTTCGGCAACACCATCCAGTTCATCCACTCCGAGGGGCCGCTGCTCATCGACGGCCTCGGCATCCCGGACACCGGCGCGGACATCTCCGGCCGGAAGGCACTCGTGGTCAGCCCCGGCCCCGACCACCGCAACGAGGTGAAGCTGCTGCGCAACTTCATCCGCGAGTACGACCCCGTCATCATCGGCGTCGACGCCGCCGCGGACACGCTGCTGGAGCTCGGCTACAAGCCGGACCTCATCGTGGGCAACCCGGCGGGCATCGGGGCGGACACGCTGCGCAGCGGCGGTCGCGTCATCCTGCCGGCCGACCCGGACGGCCACGCGGCCGGCCTGGAACGCATCCAGGACCTCGGCGTCGGAGCCATGACCTTCCCGGCGGCGACCGACTCGGCCACCGACCTGGCGCTGCTGCTCGCCGACTACCACGGGGCGCAGATCATCGTGAACGCGGGCAGCCCCTTCGACCTGGACGCGGTCTTCGCCAACGATCCGGCGGCCACGCCGACCGCGCTGCTCACCCGTTCCAAGCTGGGGGCTCGCCTCGTCGACGCCTCCGCCATCTCCGACCTGTACACCGTCAACTCCGGCCGCGGCACGGCCTGGCTGTGGGCGGTCCTCGGCATCCTCGTGGCCGCCGCCGCGATCGTGCTCATCGTGGGACTGTCCGGCTCGGGGACCTTCAGCGACAATCTCATCGACACCTGGAACAGCATCGCGCTGACCTTCCAGGGCTGGTTCAAGTAGGGGAGCAGATCATGGGTTCCACCACCGGCCGCGCAGGCTGGCTCATCGGCGGCCTCGGTTTCGGCGTCGCCGCCGGCGTCGCACTGGGCACACTCGTGCTCGCCCCGAACATGCCGGAGGGCTCCGGGCGGAACACCGCCGAGCTCGCGGCCGCCCAGGAGCGGGCCGACATCGCCGAGGCCCAGGCGGCCTCCGCGGACAGCGTCGTCGGCGACCTCGCCGCGGGCGCGGTCCATGACACCCTCGGCGACCGCCCGGTCCTGGTCCTGCGCACCGCGGACGCGGCGGAGGAGGACGTGGCGGGCGTCGCGACGCTGCTCGCCGAGGCCGGCGCCGTCGACGCCGGCACGATCACCCTGGCGGAGCAGTTCCTCACCGCCGAGGGCGCGGACCAGCTGAAATCCATCGTGGCCAACACCCTGCCGGCCGGTGCGCAGCTCTCCGAGGACCGCCTCGACCCGGGCCTGCACGCCGGGGAGGCACTCGGTTCGGCGCTCCTGCTCGCCCCGGAATCGGGTGAGGAGCAGGCCAGCTCCGAGGAACGCGGCCTGCTGCTGCGTGCCCTACGGGACGCCGGTTTCCTCGACTACGAGGACGGGACGATCCTGCCGGCCCAGGTCGCCGTGGTGATCACCGGCGACTCCGACGGCACGCAGGGCATCGCCGCCCGCACGCTCGCCGACTTCGTCGGGGCCCTCGACGCCCGCGGCAACGGGGCCGTCCTGGCCGGACGCATCCACACCGCCTCCGACACCGGCGCCGTCGGCCTCGTGCGCGCGACGGCCGACAACGGCGTGTCCACCGTCGACTCCGTCGACCGGGCCGTCGGCCGGATGGCCACGGTGCTCGCCGTGCGGGAGCAGCTGGCGGGGGAGACCGGCGCCTACGGCTCCGCGGAGTCCGCCGAGGCGGCCAGCCCGGCGCCCTAGGTAGATTAGTGGGCATGACCACACCCGGAACCCACCAGTTCGACGTCCTCGACTCGGAGCTCCTGCACGAGTCGCCCATCCTCGCCCTGCGCCGCGACACCCTCGCGATGCCTGGCGGAGGCACCGGGAGGCGGGAGATCGTCGAGCATTTCGGGGCCGTGGCCGTCGTCGCCGAGCGGGACGGGGAGATCGCCCTGGTCCG of the Corynebacterium humireducens NBRC 106098 = DSM 45392 genome contains:
- a CDS encoding HAD-IIA family hydrolase; the encoded protein is MSLLSAHDALLLDLDGTVWEGGRAVAGAVEAVNAAGVPALYITNNAMRSPESVAEKLQGIGLQAEAADVVTAAQAAIDLAAEHLQPGDAVYVIGTASFRELVRAAGYRVVDSAAEQPRAVLQGLDPEAGWAELSEAALAIRGGATYFASNLDTTLPSERGLLVGNGSMVAAVVSATEVTPTSAGKPEPAMFLTAARRLNAQRPLVVGDRLDTDIEGGNAAGMPTLHVLTGVSGHIALLEAPKELRPTYVAEDLGALTADPTTLRPGAQGGFTARVDGNDILLDRGRPESTSIEALRTVLEVAWAMKRPADLIRPISEHAARAVSDWW
- a CDS encoding TlyA family RNA methyltransferase; translation: MAPTRRRLDAELVRRKIARSREQAVDMIKAGRVYVGGFQALKPATVVEPEVSIRVEEAADEDWASRGAHKLLGALEAFEPQGLSVAGKKVLDAGASTGGFTDVLLRRDAAEVVAADVGYGQLLWRLQNDPRVTVLDRTNVRTLTPEMCGGPCDMMVGDLSFISLRLTLPAIADSLREGADLLPMVKPQFEVGKDRLGSGGVVRSPQLRAEVTREVAEFALTLGLSCRGVVASPLPGPSGNVEYFLWLVKDGGATAPDPEQLESMITTAVQEGP
- a CDS encoding NAD kinase is translated as MTDRQVLLVPHTGRSKNLSAAERTAELLDAAGITVRVLVHQDGRPLEGSRILAPLERVTHTADAAEGCELVLVLGGDGTFLRAADLAHAVDVPVLGINLGHVGFLAEWEAESLDAAIQRVIDRSYRVEDRMTVDVTVLDNDLEVIGRGWALNEVSVENLNRRGVLDAILEVDGRPVSSFGCDGVLISTPTGSTAYAFSAGGPVLWPELDAILVVPNNAHALFTKPLVVSPYSTVAVESNPGASPAMAVMDGFRPIPMPPGSRVEVVRGARPVRWVRLDESTFTDRLVTKLRLPVSGWRGPRTTPTPKEN
- the recN gene encoding DNA repair protein RecN, with product MLADIAIENLGVIPAASAELSAGLTVLTGETGAGKTMVVTGLRLLAGGRADASRVRGGAPQAVVEGRFVTTTLAPEVSAQVTELVDAAGGAADENGEFIASRTVNASGRSRAHLGGRSVPAATLAEFTSPLLTIHGQNDQLRLLAPGQQLAALDRFDPAIAPLLSDYREAWRTWRDLARDLRQRTESRRELAQEIDRLQFALDEIDAVDPEPGEDVELLTQIRRLQDVDTLREEASTALAAIDGPEALGGYSEEDPASTLLGRAEAALTASEDTQLTELGARLTEITSQLSDIAVELGGFLADLPADPSLLEESLQRQQQLKMLTRKYAPDIDGVLAWRDKARTRLGRIDISSEALDELKKQVAAAEKKMKAAARKLSTARGRAAAALADAVTAELQGLAMAKARLTVDVRRVAPGVDGADEVELMLAPNAATEPRPLASSASGGELSRVMLALEVILSAGTQGATLVFDEVDAGVGGRAAVEIGRRLARLATRNQVIVVTHLPQVAAYADTHLHVAKNVGDEAVTSGVLTLSPEERVEELARMLAGLDDTDTGRAHAAELLERARSERRAFTTG
- the steA gene encoding putative cytokinetic ring protein SteA, with amino-acid sequence MSLFSRTADLPGLQGTLRDCTAGGKGLQRLRAGDIAVINTADISRRDAQLLIDARPAAVVNMSRFSTGAVPNFGPHMLLDADVLLIEDTGLELAAGIRDGKKGRITEDGAVHLADRQIGAGRVVTAEEVEASFTEAQQSLVDHMEAFFGNTIQFIHSEGPLLIDGLGIPDTGADISGRKALVVSPGPDHRNEVKLLRNFIREYDPVIIGVDAAADTLLELGYKPDLIVGNPAGIGADTLRSGGRVILPADPDGHAAGLERIQDLGVGAMTFPAATDSATDLALLLADYHGAQIIVNAGSPFDLDAVFANDPAATPTALLTRSKLGARLVDASAISDLYTVNSGRGTAWLWAVLGILVAAAAIVLIVGLSGSGTFSDNLIDTWNSIALTFQGWFK
- a CDS encoding copper transporter, encoding MGSTTGRAGWLIGGLGFGVAAGVALGTLVLAPNMPEGSGRNTAELAAAQERADIAEAQAASADSVVGDLAAGAVHDTLGDRPVLVLRTADAAEEDVAGVATLLAEAGAVDAGTITLAEQFLTAEGADQLKSIVANTLPAGAQLSEDRLDPGLHAGEALGSALLLAPESGEEQASSEERGLLLRALRDAGFLDYEDGTILPAQVAVVITGDSDGTQGIAARTLADFVGALDARGNGAVLAGRIHTASDTGAVGLVRATADNGVSTVDSVDRAVGRMATVLAVREQLAGETGAYGSAESAEAASPAP